From bacterium, the proteins below share one genomic window:
- a CDS encoding pyrimidine 5'-nucleotidase: protein MNDLNLKLAAAKGILFDLDNTLYNGEKGVFQRINERINDFVREFTECKSEKVDALRRDYKDRYGTTLGGLMAHHSVDPDQYLEYVHDVSVEELLKPDPVLAAFLRSIELPMAIFTNGSNQHARRVLDALGVAPYFEGICDLADTKYLGKPHREAFEAASGLLDCSLAETVFVDDLLVNVKAGSELCSLSIHVNPWEDGAGDLHVEKVLDLVPIFSPMPWYQD from the coding sequence TTGAACGATTTGAATCTGAAGTTAGCAGCGGCCAAAGGGATTCTTTTTGATCTCGACAACACCCTCTACAATGGGGAAAAGGGGGTGTTCCAGCGCATCAACGAGCGCATCAACGATTTCGTGAGGGAGTTCACCGAATGTAAGAGCGAAAAGGTGGATGCCCTGAGAAGGGATTACAAGGATCGTTACGGAACCACTCTGGGCGGCCTCATGGCCCATCATTCCGTGGACCCGGATCAGTACCTGGAATATGTCCACGACGTTTCCGTGGAGGAGCTGCTGAAACCTGATCCGGTCCTCGCCGCCTTCCTGCGGTCCATTGAGCTTCCCATGGCCATATTCACCAACGGGTCAAATCAGCACGCGCGGCGGGTCCTGGATGCCCTGGGGGTTGCCCCATATTTCGAGGGCATCTGTGACCTTGCCGACACGAAATATCTCGGCAAACCCCACAGGGAGGCGTTTGAAGCAGCTTCCGGCCTCCTTGACTGTTCACTGGCGGAAACTGTTTTTGTGGATGACCTATTGGTGAATGTGAAAGCTGGAAGTGAGCTTTGTTCCCTGTCTATCCACGTGAATCCCTGGGAGGATGGGGCCGGCGACCTTCATGTGGAAAAGGTGCTCGACCTGGTTCCGATATTCTCCCCAATGCCATGGTATCAGGATTGA